One window of Nymphaea colorata isolate Beijing-Zhang1983 chromosome 1, ASM883128v2, whole genome shotgun sequence genomic DNA carries:
- the LOC116265838 gene encoding borneol dehydrogenase, mitochondrial-like isoform X2 produces the protein MMSASTLSVAAQRLKGKVAIITGAASGIGLGAAKLFNRHGANVIIADIQDELGLQVCRELSSNKDGSIEYIHCDVTSEDDIRRMVDRAMNDHGKLDIMFSNAGIVDMSTSKLLQFEKSTFERIINVNLVGMFLAAKHAARVMIPAKRGSILFTASTASLMGGVCDHAYCSSKHAVAGLTKSMAAELGAFGIRVNCISPWAVRTPQLRRYSGLDDEQLEAWFGRFSNLKGLTLEAEDIAEAALYLASDESKYVSGHNLAVDGGCSVMDSGLNMFREPLLSPESKFPEHS, from the coding sequence GTAGCCATTATAACTGGCGCAGCAAGTGGGATTGGACTCGGAGCTGCAAAACTGTTCAATCGTCACGGTGCCAATGTCATCATTGCCGATATCCAAGATGAACTGGGCTTGCAAGTATGCCGAGAACTGTCCTCTAACAAAGATGGCTCCATTGAGTACATCCACTGTGATGTTACTAGCGAGGATGACATTCGCCGCATGGTGGACAGAGCCATGAATGATCATGGCAAGCTTGACATCATGTTTAGCAATGCCGGCATAGTTGACATGTCAACATCCAAATTGCTACAGTTCGAGAAATCCACATTCGAGAGGATCATAAACGTCAATCTGGTGGGAATGTTCCTGGCTGCCAAACATGCGGCAAGGGTCATGATTCCGGCAAAGCGCGGCAGCATACTTTTCACGGCGAGCACGGCTTCCTTGATGGGAGGCGTTTGTGACCACGCCTACTGCTCATCAAAGCATGCTGTGGCTGGGTTAACCAAGAGCATGGCAGCAGAGCTCGGTGCATTTGGGATCAGAGTCAATTGCATATCACCATGGGCAGTAAGAACACCTCAGTTGAGGCGCTATTCTGGCTTGGACGATGAGCAATTGGAAGCATGGTTTGGCAGATTTTCAAACCTGAAAGGGTTGACACTTGAAGCAGAGGATATAGCAGAGGCAGCCCTGTATCTTGCTAGTGATGAATCCAAGTATGTCAGTGGACACAACCTTGCTGTGGATGGTGGATGTAGCGTGATGGACTCTGGACTTAACATGTTTAGAGAACCTTTACTGAGTCCTGAAAGCAAGTTTCCAGAGCACAGTTGA
- the LOC116265838 gene encoding borneol dehydrogenase, mitochondrial-like isoform X1 — MMSASTLSVAAQRLKGKVAIITGAASGIGLGAAKLFNRHGANVIIADIQDELGLQVCRELSSNKDGSIEYIHCDVTSEDDIRRMVDRAMNDHGKLDIMFSNAGIVDMSTSKLLQFEKSTFERIINVNLVGMFLAAKHAARVMIPAKRGSILFTASTASLMGGVCDHAYCSSKHAVAGLTKSMAAELGAFGIRVNCISPWAVRTPQLRRYSGLDDEQLEAWFGRFSNLKGLTLEAEDIAEAALYLASDESKYVSGHNLAVDGGCSVMDSGLNMFREPLLSPESKFPEHS; from the coding sequence GTTGAAAGGCAAGGTAGCCATTATAACTGGCGCAGCAAGTGGGATTGGACTCGGAGCTGCAAAACTGTTCAATCGTCACGGTGCCAATGTCATCATTGCCGATATCCAAGATGAACTGGGCTTGCAAGTATGCCGAGAACTGTCCTCTAACAAAGATGGCTCCATTGAGTACATCCACTGTGATGTTACTAGCGAGGATGACATTCGCCGCATGGTGGACAGAGCCATGAATGATCATGGCAAGCTTGACATCATGTTTAGCAATGCCGGCATAGTTGACATGTCAACATCCAAATTGCTACAGTTCGAGAAATCCACATTCGAGAGGATCATAAACGTCAATCTGGTGGGAATGTTCCTGGCTGCCAAACATGCGGCAAGGGTCATGATTCCGGCAAAGCGCGGCAGCATACTTTTCACGGCGAGCACGGCTTCCTTGATGGGAGGCGTTTGTGACCACGCCTACTGCTCATCAAAGCATGCTGTGGCTGGGTTAACCAAGAGCATGGCAGCAGAGCTCGGTGCATTTGGGATCAGAGTCAATTGCATATCACCATGGGCAGTAAGAACACCTCAGTTGAGGCGCTATTCTGGCTTGGACGATGAGCAATTGGAAGCATGGTTTGGCAGATTTTCAAACCTGAAAGGGTTGACACTTGAAGCAGAGGATATAGCAGAGGCAGCCCTGTATCTTGCTAGTGATGAATCCAAGTATGTCAGTGGACACAACCTTGCTGTGGATGGTGGATGTAGCGTGATGGACTCTGGACTTAACATGTTTAGAGAACCTTTACTGAGTCCTGAAAGCAAGTTTCCAGAGCACAGTTGA
- the LOC116265838 gene encoding borneol dehydrogenase, mitochondrial-like isoform X3, translated as MSASTLSVAAQRLKGKVAIITGAASGIGLGAAKLFNRHGANVIIADIQDELGLQVCRELSSNKDGSIEYIHCDVTSEDDIRRMVDRAMNDHGKLDIMFSNAGIVDMSTSKLLQFEKSTFERIINVNLVGMFLAAKHAARVMIPAKRGSILFTASTASLMGGVCDHAYCSSKHAVAGLTKSMAAELGAFGIRVNCISPWAVRTPQLRRYSGLDDEQLEAWFGRFSNLKGLTLEAEDIAEAALYLASDESKYVSGHNLAVDGGCSVMDSGLNMFREPLLSPESKFPEHS; from the exons ATGAGTGCCTCGACACTTTCTGTTGCTGCCCAAAG GTTGAAAGGCAAGGTAGCCATTATAACTGGCGCAGCAAGTGGGATTGGACTCGGAGCTGCAAAACTGTTCAATCGTCACGGTGCCAATGTCATCATTGCCGATATCCAAGATGAACTGGGCTTGCAAGTATGCCGAGAACTGTCCTCTAACAAAGATGGCTCCATTGAGTACATCCACTGTGATGTTACTAGCGAGGATGACATTCGCCGCATGGTGGACAGAGCCATGAATGATCATGGCAAGCTTGACATCATGTTTAGCAATGCCGGCATAGTTGACATGTCAACATCCAAATTGCTACAGTTCGAGAAATCCACATTCGAGAGGATCATAAACGTCAATCTGGTGGGAATGTTCCTGGCTGCCAAACATGCGGCAAGGGTCATGATTCCGGCAAAGCGCGGCAGCATACTTTTCACGGCGAGCACGGCTTCCTTGATGGGAGGCGTTTGTGACCACGCCTACTGCTCATCAAAGCATGCTGTGGCTGGGTTAACCAAGAGCATGGCAGCAGAGCTCGGTGCATTTGGGATCAGAGTCAATTGCATATCACCATGGGCAGTAAGAACACCTCAGTTGAGGCGCTATTCTGGCTTGGACGATGAGCAATTGGAAGCATGGTTTGGCAGATTTTCAAACCTGAAAGGGTTGACACTTGAAGCAGAGGATATAGCAGAGGCAGCCCTGTATCTTGCTAGTGATGAATCCAAGTATGTCAGTGGACACAACCTTGCTGTGGATGGTGGATGTAGCGTGATGGACTCTGGACTTAACATGTTTAGAGAACCTTTACTGAGTCCTGAAAGCAAGTTTCCAGAGCACAGTTGA